The DNA region TTCGGGCGCGACGGCGGGTTGAGCAAAATCGATTTGCTGACCCGACGTATCGATCATCGAGTTATCCAGGGTGGCAACAGCATTGGCGGGGCCATCAGTCAGGACGGCAAGTTGATCGCGGTGTCCAACTACGTGCCCGGCGGGGTCAAGGTGTTCGATGCCGACACCCTGCAGCAGGTGGCCGATATTCCGGCCACGCCGCTCGCCGATAGCAGCAAGCGCTCCCGGGTGGTCGGCCTGGTCGACGCGCCGGGGCAACGTTTTGTGTTCAGCCTGTTCGATACCGGCGAGATCTGGACCGCCGATTTCAGTCAGGGCAACACACCGCAGATCAGCCGTTTCACCGGCATCGGTGAGCAACCCTACGACGCCCTAATTACCCCCGATGGGCGCTATTACATGGCCGGCCTGTTCGGTGAAGACGGCATGGCGCAACTCGACCTCTGGCATCCAGAGCGCGGCGTGCAACGGGTACTCGGCGACTACGGACGAGGCCAGGCGAAACTCCCGGTCTACAAGATGCCGCACCTGGAAGGCTGGGCCGTCGCCGACAATCAGGCCTTCGTACCCGCCGTCGGCCGGCATCAAGTGTTGGTGATGGATTCACTCAGCTGGCAGCAGACCGCGGTGATCCCGCTCGCCGGTCAACCGGTGTTCGTTACCTCGCGCCCGGACGGCCGACAGCTATGGGTCAATTTCGCCTACCCGGACAACGACCGGGTTCAGGTCATCGACACCGAAACCCATGCCGTGGTCGCGGATCTGAAGCCGGGGCCGGCAGTGTTGCACATGGAATTCACCGCACGCGGCGACCAGCTGTGGCTGTCGTTACGCGACGGCGATCAGGTTCAAGTCTGGGATCCGTACAGCCTGAAGCTGCTGAGTACCCTGCCAGCCTCCGCGCCAAGCGGCATCTTCTTTAGCAGTCGCGCGCAGAAAATGGGGTATTGAAATGGACCTTGAACTGCTCAGCCGCCAACTCATCGACCGCTTCCAGCACGGCATGCCGCTGTGCCCGACACCGTACAAAGAGATGGCGCGGATTCTCGGGTGCCGCGAATCGCAAGTAATGGCCTGCCTGGAAGAAATGGACCGGGCCGGCACCCTCTCACGCATCGGTCCGGTGTTCGAACACAGCCGCGCCGGGGCCAGTACCCTCGCCGCCCTCGCCGTGCCCGCCGAACACCTGCAACAGGTGGCCGATCGTGTCAGTCAGTACCCCGCGGTCAATCACAACTACGCACGGGAGCATTTCTACAACCTGTGGTTTGTGCTGACCGGCCCTGATCGCCAACACATCGACCGTGTGCTCAAAGAACTGGAGGACGACACCGGCCTCATGCTGCTGGACCTGCCGATGTTGACCGCCTACCGCATCGACCTCGGCTTTGCCCTGGGAGAAAACTCATGAAGCCCGGATTGAGCCCCAAACAAGCGCTGGCGCTGCGCCGGCACCTTGAAGGCGGATTGCCGCTGGTAGCGCGCCCCTATCAGGAACTCGCCGAACGGATAAACACCGACGAAAACCAGGTGCTCGAACAAATGCGCCAGTGGAGCGAGCAAGGGCTGTTTCGCCGTATCGGACTGGTGCTGCACCATCGCGCGCTGGGCTTTACCGCCAACGCCATGCTGGTGCTGGATATTCCTGATGCGCTGATCGACGAGGTCGGCCAGCGCCTGGGGCGAGCGCCCGGCATTAACCTTTGCTATCAACGGCCCCGGCGCTTGCCGCAGTGGCGGTACAACCTGTTTTGCATGGTGCACGGGCGCCAACGTGACCAGGTGGAGGCGCAGATTCAGGCATTGCTTGAAGAGCATCTGCTGAGCGACCTGCCCCATCAATTGCTGTTCAGCACCCAGGTCTTCAAACAGTGCGGCGGCCGATTTGCGCCCTCGCGCACAGGAGCACCGACCCATGGATGACCTCGACCGTCGCCTGATCAACCGCTTGCAACTGGGCCTGCCGCTGGTGCGCCACCCCTGGCGGGTATTGGCTGCCGAACTGCAGAGCAGCAGCACAGAACTGCTCGACCGACTGCATGCCCTGCTCGATGACGGCGTGCTCACACGCTTCGGCCCGATGTTCGACATTGAACGGCTGGGCGGCGCCTTCACCCTCGCCGCACTGGCTGTCCCGGAAGAGCGTTTCGACGACGTCGCCGAGCAACTGCATGGCCTGCCTGAAGTGGCGCACAACTACCGACGCGAACACGCCTGGAACATGTGGTTCGTGCTCGCCTGCGCAACTGAACATGACCTGACCGAGACCCTGCACCGCATCGAAACCCTGACCGGCTTGCCGCTGCTCAACCTGCCCAAAGAGGAGACCTACCATGTCGGTCTGTATTTCCCGGCCTGAAGACACCCTCGTCCAGCGTCTGATCGTGTTGACCCAGGCCGGTCTGCCGCTGCTGGACGACCCGTGGGCGTGGCTCGCCGAACAGCTGGGGCTGAACATCGAAGCCACCCTGGATCTGCTCAAGCGCTTGCAGGCCGAGGGCGCGATTCGGCGGATTGCCGCCGTGCCCAATCACTACCGGCTGGGCTATCGCCATAACGGCATGACGGTCTGGGATGTGCGCGACACCGAGATGCCGCGCCTTGGCGCGCTGATCAGCGCGCAACCCTTCGTCAGCCACTGCTATCGCCGCCCACGCCGAACCGACTGGCGCTACAACCTGTTCGCCATGGTGCATGGCCGCAGCAGCGATGAAATCAACAGCTACCGCGAGCACCTGCGCTACTTGCTGGGCGACGCCTGTGGGGCCGACGAGATGCTGGTGAGCAGCCGCATCCTGAAAAAAACCGGCTTGCGCCTGATGCCGGTCAGTTAGCAACGCATACCTTGTAGCAGCTGGCGAAGCCTGCGTTCGGTTCGGGCCGCGATCGGACGCAGCAGTCGTGAAATCAGGCAGTGCGGTATGTCAGACACACCACGCACACAGGTTTTACGACTGCTTCGCAGCCGAACGCAGCCTCGCAAGCTCGACAGCTGCTACGGGCATCAGGCTTGCGTTTGCCTATTGCTTCGCGCTGAACACGCTCTGACTGAAGGAGAGTTACATGTTGAGGATCAGCCAATACCTGCGTGCACTGGCCGGCCAGGCCCCTGCGCCGAGAACCAGTCCACCGGGCAGTAACCGGGCGCCGGTGGTGATCTGGAACCTGCTCAGGCGCTGCAACCTGACCTGCAAACATTGCTACGCCACCTCGGCCGACAGTGTCTTTCGCGATGAACTGGATACGGCCGCTGCGCTGACCGTGATCGACGACCTGCACGATGCCGGGGTGAAGGTGTTGATTCTTTCCGGTGGCGAGCCGCTGTTGCGCGAGGATCTGTTTGTGCTCAGTGCCTACGCCCGGACCAAGGGTTTCTTTGTGGCCTTGTCCACCAACGGCACACTGATCGATGAGCAGAACATCGCGCAGATCAGCGCGGCGAATTTCGACTACGTCGGGATCAGCATCGATGGCCTGGAAGCCACCCATGACGCCTTCCGCCAACTCAAGGGCAGCTTCGCCCGTTCCATGCAGGCGATCCGGCTCTGTCGCGAACAGGGCATTCGCGTCGGCCTGCGCACCACCCTGACCCAGGAAAACCATGCGCAACTGCCCCAATTACTCGCGCTGATGCGCGAGTACGACGTGCAAAAGTTTTACCTGTCGCACCTCAACTACAGCGGTCGCGGTAAACGCAGCCGCAAACTCGACGCGCACCAGCAGATGAGCCGCGAGGCCATGACGTTGATCTTTGAGCGCGCCTGGGAAGACATTCAACAGGGCCGCGACAGCGACTTTGTCAGCGGCAACAACGATGCCGACGCCATTTTGCTTCTGCAATGGGCAGGCCTTCGTCTGCCCGAGCATTACCCACGCCTGGAAAACATGCTCCGCGCCTGGGGCGGCAACGCGTCGGGCAGCGGCATTGCCAACATCGACAACACCGGCGAAGTGCACCCGGACACCTACTGGTGGCAGCACTCAGTGGGCAATGTCCGCCGCACGCCGTTCCGCACGTTGTGGCTGGATCAGCCGGATGCCCTGTTGTTGCGCCTGCGTGAACATCCCCGAGCCGTCGGCGGTCGTTGCGCGCAATGCCGCTGGTTGCCCATCTGCAACGGCAATACCCGAACCCGCGCCTGGGCCGAGGGAGATCTGTGGGGCCAGGACCCCGGCTGTCATCTCAGCGATGACGAAATCGGTGTGCCGCCATTACCCACCATCCCTTGCATCACCCACCGAATAGCCCGTCCGGCCAACCACCTGACAAAGGCTGGGGCCGGCCAACCTGATGAAGCACCAAGGACGTCCCATGCCTCCATCAATTGCTATACCGGCCTCACTTGAGTCCCCGTTCCGACCGGGCGAAGTTGCCCTGGTCGGCGCCGGCCCCGGCGATCCACGCCTGCTGACCCTGCGCGCTTGGAGCCTGCTGATGCAGGCCGACGCCGTGGTCTATGACCGACTGATCAGCCCCGAACTGCTGTCGTTGATCCCCCTCACCTGCGCCCGCCATTACGTCGGCAAGGCCAGCGGCTGCCACAGCCTGCCCCAGGAACAGATCAACGAACTGCTGGCCGACCTCGCCGATCAAGGGCAGCGCGTGGTCCGGCTCAAGGGCGGCGACCCGTTCATTTTTGGTCGCGGCGCCGAGGAGCTGGAGTACCTGCTGCAACGCGGCATCGACTGCCAGGTGGTGCCGGGCATCACCGCCGCGTCGGGTTGCAGCG from Pseudomonas sp. ACM7 includes:
- a CDS encoding Lrp/AsnC family transcriptional regulator; amino-acid sequence: MSVCISRPEDTLVQRLIVLTQAGLPLLDDPWAWLAEQLGLNIEATLDLLKRLQAEGAIRRIAAVPNHYRLGYRHNGMTVWDVRDTEMPRLGALISAQPFVSHCYRRPRRTDWRYNLFAMVHGRSSDEINSYREHLRYLLGDACGADEMLVSSRILKKTGLRLMPVS
- a CDS encoding Lrp/AsnC family transcriptional regulator, which translates into the protein MDLELLSRQLIDRFQHGMPLCPTPYKEMARILGCRESQVMACLEEMDRAGTLSRIGPVFEHSRAGASTLAALAVPAEHLQQVADRVSQYPAVNHNYAREHFYNLWFVLTGPDRQHIDRVLKELEDDTGLMLLDLPMLTAYRIDLGFALGENS
- a CDS encoding Lrp/AsnC family transcriptional regulator, encoding MKPGLSPKQALALRRHLEGGLPLVARPYQELAERINTDENQVLEQMRQWSEQGLFRRIGLVLHHRALGFTANAMLVLDIPDALIDEVGQRLGRAPGINLCYQRPRRLPQWRYNLFCMVHGRQRDQVEAQIQALLEEHLLSDLPHQLLFSTQVFKQCGGRFAPSRTGAPTHG
- a CDS encoding cytochrome D1 domain-containing protein, which codes for MIRSILLSAATGLLLSACVQPPLRGTGDLGVVVERATGSVQIIESDTHTALARLEGFGDLSHASVVFSRDQRYAYVFGRDGGLSKIDLLTRRIDHRVIQGGNSIGGAISQDGKLIAVSNYVPGGVKVFDADTLQQVADIPATPLADSSKRSRVVGLVDAPGQRFVFSLFDTGEIWTADFSQGNTPQISRFTGIGEQPYDALITPDGRYYMAGLFGEDGMAQLDLWHPERGVQRVLGDYGRGQAKLPVYKMPHLEGWAVADNQAFVPAVGRHQVLVMDSLSWQQTAVIPLAGQPVFVTSRPDGRQLWVNFAYPDNDRVQVIDTETHAVVADLKPGPAVLHMEFTARGDQLWLSLRDGDQVQVWDPYSLKLLSTLPASAPSGIFFSSRAQKMGY
- a CDS encoding Lrp/AsnC family transcriptional regulator; the encoded protein is MDDLDRRLINRLQLGLPLVRHPWRVLAAELQSSSTELLDRLHALLDDGVLTRFGPMFDIERLGGAFTLAALAVPEERFDDVAEQLHGLPEVAHNYRREHAWNMWFVLACATEHDLTETLHRIETLTGLPLLNLPKEETYHVGLYFPA